The Culex pipiens pallens isolate TS chromosome 2, TS_CPP_V2, whole genome shotgun sequence DNA window TTTTAATTAGATTTTAGTGTTTGCTTTATCAATTCTTAGATGTAACCTGTACCGAGATCGAATTTGGGTTCGGACTTAAATGCTTCAATATCATCAGGAAAAATAAACGCATATCTGAGCGATATcatgtaaaataaaatatttttttactttaagaaTTCTTTATTTCAATAAGCTGGATACATCCGAAAGCTTTCAACTCTGTGATTTGAATACTGATAACAAAAAGTGGAAACAAGCGTACAACGCGCTGAATTCCATTTAACTCAAGTGCATTATCTCTTAAAATACACACCATTCAAACCGCAAAAAGTAAACAGCCGTTGTTGGTAGCAGAGTGCTTCTTTTCAGTGAATCGAAACGATACCCATCAACAGCTAGTGGAACAGACCAACCCCTTTTTCTCGCTGTCGGTTACATGTTGGCAAACAGGTCGTCCGCATCCACGTAATCGGCATTATCTTCCGCAGCCCCGACCTTACTCGTGACGCCAACGTCGTAAAACTCCTCCACCTCGTTCGCCGTTATCGTGCTCATTTCACTTTCCGCCGCACCGATGAGGCCGAACCGTTCCTGCACGACAACTCGCTGCCAAAATTCCTGCTTGTTGCGCGACAGTAGGCTCTTCTTGAACTCGCCGATCCACTCGTTGAACCGGTACGGACCGAGCAGCTTCGCTTCCTCGCGGAATATCATGATGGCCATGGCGACTTTTTCGTACTGCGTGGTCATGGACTTGAACACCAAGTCCGAGATGACGTTCTGTATTTGGGTGCAGACGGTGGCGAACTTTTCACCGCGCTTCAGCAGTAGGGCAAAGTCTTCCGCGGGGGTAACGGTGCCCACCTCAACCACGGTCCTGTGATCGTCCAGCTCTTCGTCGGCGGAGCCTTCGTTCGGTTGTGAGCTACTGCCCGTCGCATCGCCATCCGGTTGGACGTTGATCTTGGCCGTTTTTTGAAGCCACTTGAGCCGAGCGTTTACCTTCAATTCCTTTAGCGGGAACAATTTCTTGATGTCCTCTAGGGCTTCCTTGGATCGCTCTCGTATCTTGGGTGGGACGTCAACCAGCTGTCGCAGCTCTTCGTCCATCGCCGGAAGTGGTGCTTTCGGGTGGATTGCACGGTGGGCCACCGTACGGTACATGTGCTGATGGATTGGATTGAGGGTTTTGTGGAGAGCGAACGCCTCCTTCGAACCCGTTTCGTCGTCCAGTCCGTCCATCAGGTCCATGGCATCGATCAACTTTTCAACGGCTTCGTACTGCGCGTCGGTTGGCTTGTGTCTGTTGGACAACAAAGGTGGGAACTTTAGCAGGGCCACttcctctgaaaaaaaaaaaatagttatatattttaaaccgaaaaaacaCAACTTCCAACCGTCTCACCTTGGAAAACCAGCTCCAACATCGTCAGGCAGGGAAACCGTCTGCGGAATGTGGGAAAAAGTGCTTGAATCTTTGGCTTGGTATCCCGTCGGTATACTTTGGTAGCGATCATCACCACATCCAGCTCGAGCATGGCCTTGATCAACGCAGTTAGCTTCGcttcggacgcagcacaatccTTCTTGGCCACGACCACGTGCGTGCCGGTGCCGCACAGATATTCCTCGAGTATGTTACCAGCCGCCGTGAATCCCAAACAGGAAAGACACTGCTCGCCGGATTTGTAATCAAAGTCCATCTGGCTGTCGTACGGAACTACGGTACTGCCGTACATGTAGCCCTTGATGAGGTTTTCGAAGTCGGGCTCGTACAGCTTGTCGTTTTTGAAGTGGTCCGTTTTCAACTTGACGACCGCGTTCGGATCGACACATTCAGTCTTGAACGAGCTCAGCCCTTTCTCTTCAGATATCAGTACATACGTTGAAGTGCTGATTTGCAGCTTTGACCCGATAGTCAGCATACAGTTCCACGGCATTGATCGAGTTACCTTTCGCTCGAAGTGGACCAGCAGCAGTTCCGCCGAGTCAATGTTGCAGAGAGCGCCGTTCGACTTGAACACGATATCCGCCAGTAATTTCTCATTTTTACGTTGTTCCTTACTTCTATTTCCGCGCTGGCTAAATATTCCAAGCGCGTCGAACCCTACACCATCCTCCTCTTGCTCGTCCGACCCGGCCGCCTGGTGTTCGACATTGTCGTTGATTATGTTCAGCTCGCAGGGCATGTTGGTAAGTTTATCAACAAACGAATCAAGCTCACCGGCTTCCAGTTCAACCACGCCGGAAAGCTTCGATATCAGAATGATCTTGAGGGTGGCGAATTTCTTGGCCTGAGCGCCAACCTTCAAAAAGTTTGTCGCCACCAGCAGGGCGTCGAACCAGTTGGCGTTCACTTTTGACGGTTGGATGCGGCTCTCCAAAATCCGTAGCATCTTCCAGTTTGAGGGTCCCAGCTCGAACGCCTCGGCAATGTGCTCGTACCCGCCGCATTCGACATTCAGCTGGTTGCTCGTATCATCTGTACCCATCAGCACCAACCCCACTTCGTCGTGTGGCTTGCTGAATATCTGGAAGAAAAATTGAAGGAATCATAGCTTTAAAAAGGTTTTGGgtacatatgttttttttaaattgttaaactaATTCTTGAAACATAACAAACAATATTCActgcaaaaaaactatttttatatttaaattttatttcacacATTACACAAAGTGCTGGAAATTTTACAGCGgctgtagggacacttcgcatatacgcccttgctcccatcacgtcactaagGTTATGGAGCGACGAGGAaacttcattagagaagcaggcaattcATGAGTTCATACTTGAAAATCCGATTGGGAGAGTTAAGATTTTCTGGCAGGTATCCTCCAAATAAATATGTAGTATACTGAAAATATGTtacactttttattcaagtgcccaaacacttgaatgattgaataaagtcaCATCGTAGATCTAATTGGTTTTTGTTTCAACATAAATCCAAAACACaatcaaatgcaagtgtttgggcggttgactttttggtattttttaacatgttattttaattcgggtggctcaagcttttcaagtgttttgctcatgaatttgtcacaccgtcttgaactattcaaagtgatgagcaaaacacttgtaaatgatcttaagatctacccaaaacaggcactattcaaagtcaacgtgattatccacatgaatttagtgtgtttcactgattgatttttgcgcGACTTTCATCGAAGGCTAGAAGCGAAGCAAGAACTaatagcacaaaaaactctcccgtcttcaactggccggccggcgcagtggtagcgtgcacgactagcaagcgagaacctgtaaatcgcttgtacgtacttttattttttaacaccatttaaaattcaagtgtttggctattgacattatttcatggccaatcaccgaaatttcaagtgttttgcgattgatatttgagtgctctgtacagcagggccagatcatgtgtagaacacttcgttgagctgtgtaagttttgctcagtgtagtTAACAAACCTAAAATATTGACTAAATAGTGCTACAAACCTTCCGTTGGACGATTTTTGTAACACATCCTTTGGCCCTTTCGAAGAACGTCAGATCATTCTTGCCACTTTTGACCAAGGTGTCCTTTCCAACGTCCAAAATCAGCATACAGGCTTCCTGAAAGAACAAAAGTAATAGATTTGTTTTGACGTTTtagaagtattttttcgagaaaattcaaaatcaactgATTAATTTTGAAGTAGTCCTACGTCATGGTTCAATGACGTCTCCAAGCAAATCGCGCCGATTTTTGTGTGTTCttgtttgaatttgaaacaTTACAAATTTAAGTTGTTCTCACCTTTGTACGCGCcatatttttaatgtaaatcaatCAGATTATGAGGTGTTTTTATAATTCACGAATATCGAATTGATTTGTTCTCGATTTCACGACTTTACACGAATGAGTTCGCCAATGCtgtcttgttttgattttatacaAAAACCGCTCTACACACTAAACTGGTTCTGCACGAACATTGCCTAAATTTTCTTATTGAAACGACCAAGTGAAAGTCCAACTCCCTTTTGGGTGAGCGTGAGCGCGCGCgtgtcaaaatcaaaacaaacccaaCTCGAGTGGACCGTTTGTCGTGATTCGATTCCGTAAGTGATGTCCGCGAAGCTAGTGACCAACTGGCGGTTCCCCAGCGGATCGTTCTACCCGTGCTCGCTGTACAGTGTGGGAAACGATGACAAAACCGTGTTTATCGTTCCGGGCGATCGCGATGTCTACACGCTGGTGGTGAAGAACCTAACGGAAAATATCCGTTCCTGCGGCAGTCCGCACAATGTGACCAACATTAAGCTGGCGGACGCGAGCTTGGTGCAGATCGTTGCGCTTGTGGATCATACCGTCGGTCTGAAGGAAAGTGGGGAGTTGGTGGTGTTTCCATCGTCGCGCGAGTGTCGAACGCTTGAGGGAACATCCGGAGTTCGGGCGATCTGCGCGGTGGAAGGTGGAACGAAACTTGCTCTGATGCGACTGCTGGAAGAGGACAGGCTACAGTTGGAGGTGGTTGACGATGTGTCGGGTCCCCGGATTGGGTCGAGTACGAGGACGTTCGATTTGTCGTGGGAAAAGAGCGGATTTCCAATCAGCCGGAAGCAGCAAAGTTGTACGATCGGGACGGTGTTGGTGCGAGCGGAAAGCTTGAAGTTGTTTCAACGATTGCTTAATTGCAAGGATTTGGCTGAAGGGACGGAACTGATACTGTTTACGCTTGATAACGGACTGTATTGGATTAAGCTTGACGGTGAAAGCTACGAAGTCGTAGCGGTTAAACTTTTCCCAGTGAAGATTAGGGATTTTAACTATGCTTCCTGTACGAGCTGCTTCAGCACACTGTTGGACAATAATGTACTGAACGTTTGCAGCATTTCCGTTGAACCGGAAAATCTTCTCATCCAGGAGTCAAACATCTGCCTGGGACACTGCGTAGAGGCACACGAATTCGTTTCCGAATTGGGACTTCTGGTTTACTCAAACGGTTCGCAGCTTGTCCAGCTGAAATACTACTTCTCAGAACTCAGTAAAACCATCGAGAAAGAATCGAAGGAGTTTTCGCTAGCCGGCGTCGTCGCACTAACCTACCTGGATCATGCCAAATTGGTAATTTCAATTACCGAAAACTGCCTCATTTACTCAACACCGATCACATCCACCAACGATCGGACTAACCTCCAGAAGAACGACTATTTCGAACTGACCGACGAAGTCCTAAGTCAAGCCAAGCAGATGACCTGCTTGCTCACGAACGAAGCCGAACTAAATCGCAAAACCGTTCAACAAGTCGGCGAGGAAAAGACAAAGATTGAAATCCTTTCAAGCGTCTCGAATCAGTCGTATTTCAAAAACTTCGTCAATGCCCACCTACGGTTTCACCGGGAGATGCCGACCTTTTCGTCTGACGTATTATTGCTGGGAGAGGTTTCCGGCGACATAAGACTAATGGCCGAAGTGCAATTTACGTTCAAGAACGATTTCCAGCGAATACTGAACCTGCAAAAGCAGTGGACGATAGTCGTGGCAATTGACGCCAAAGTGCACCACATACAGCTCGATGCATTCAATTCAGATTGCAACTCCATCCGCTTGCTGTACCCCCTCTCGGAGCAATACTTCATCCAAAAAGGACTTCCAACCATTATCGTATCCCTAGTGCGATTGGTCCACCACGCACGCGATTGCCTTAGCCTCCAGATACCAATCAAGCTTCAATCCAACGACGATTTCGCCGACCTGCTTGAATTCGGACGAGCTCAACCGCTCAACAAACTCGCAGCTGGGAGAAAAGATCTGCACGATACCATCCGATCGCTGATCAACTTGAACGAGCGACGCCCGCTGCAAACAACTGCCAGCATTGAGTATCGCTTGAAAATGCCACCATCCGTTAGAAGTCTGGCAACCTTCCTCACCCGCGTTGGGTTTGCGGTGCCGGAAACGGTTAACGAATCGACGGTGCAAGTTTACCTCTCCTTGGGAGGAGCCGAAGTGGAAGTACGGTGGGACGCAATGGGCAATGAGATTTGCTTAAAATCGTGCTCGCCGGCGATTCTGAAGCTGGTGAAAACGGCGAGCTTCAGAGTTCAGTCGAAGGATGGTGTAAGCATGGACAAATTGAAGGTAGGTTAAATGTTATAATCATTTGATtgataaatttctcaaaatatttttctaaaaaatcagaAACGAAAAGTGGCGTTTGGCGTTCTCAtttgacagaaaaaaatgaggttttaattttgttgtattcgattatatatctatatatattatataataaaaaaaaacaaatccaaaattacttcaaaaggaaattaaaaattttctgcTTCGAATCAAGTAAAACATTGGGTAAACCCAGTTTAACAACcgtttattttctgaaaaaaagaatctaaaattcagaaactcaaatatttaaaaattaaaaaaaaataaaactgaaaaaaataaaaatttacattacaAAAATCGAtgggtttgaaaaaaataaacacagttTGTTACTCACCTCACTTCGTGCttgattatattcaaaaaaataaaagggatttgaaaaaataaagtacAGTTCGTATGTACTCGATTATCAAAAGagatattatttgtttttatttggttcaaactttgtgagggcctcTCCTGTGACCAAATATgccattaaaaagttaattaaaacatcggaaaaaataaaaatagagaaTAAAAACCTACATGTTTACGTAATTACGTTTTTAAATTAGCTGATGCACGAAatgatttgtttacattttctcGTCACCTTCAGCAAAtgtcaaaccatacaaaattgctgccggatatTTTCCGAGACAGATTTGGCAGCAATTTGTGTTAAATTGACGTTTGCAGAAggtggtattagactatgacaaacaaacaaacaaacaaactcgcacttctTTACGTttaacagtttgccaaactcgcaaacaagacaAAATATATGCagactgacgtttctgcaaacaaacaacgcagacaaactgtcaaaatgtgcgAGCTTGTTTGGTTGTTTGCGGTAGTCTAATACCATCTTGAGAGGGTGCCGAAATATTTGGTGTTGctgcttgcaaaagacaatggacagctgtcaaaattgtatggatccttgtatgggtgaacaaaAGGCACAaagtggcttctttggtcatatgaAAGGTCCTCAAAAAGTTTGgccaattcaaaaatataaataaaatccatttccagttttggtggagagaattgctcaagagtcctcacaaaattttcacttaggaaaattcacgatttttatttttctcaaaatgtggGTTTCTAACCCtaagtttgacaaaaaaaaatactccaaaattgggtcctaaaattaagcttagatggctaatattattgttcacaatggtaaagcttatttttctgagtacaatgaccctttgtacgaccacaaagagtttacaaaggattttaaagcaattttataaTATCTagagtttagtttttaaaaggtaaaataaaccaaatttcagtgggagcggccgtggctgactggttacggtgttcgctttgtaagcgatggttctgggttcgatgcccatctgctcccaacgagaaagttatgaacacataaatttgaaatgatgaatattcgttttcgttttacggagcaaggtgggggacgcggcctcaagtcagtccaagtccggtttcttgtggaaaaatgggtagtggccgaactagtattgcataccaaatgaacaccaccggaagatataggggatcgggagggggaaggtgaaagaaaattagtgtaggtgcgagtagtaagaacttggatgacttgagcagttacgttaatctaactttaaaactgaatatactgaatatttaattacaaagccaaacatttctttgcctatttttaaaacctgtctggctgcttccaaaaacaataaacattaatgaaacgttcatatatctggagcaacacgagaaaagggcggataagcattttgacagtttgaactattttgcaaatcctcaggctaattgggtactaaagccctatgtcaatttttatgtacaacgataaaaaacatgattaaaaacaatttctgatcacttttttcattttaatgcaaattttttttttgacaagacaacattttttcgatggatcaactatggtccccttggaacgagctgtcaagtaggaacttttctgtcaaaaaggaccgcgaggttaatttttcaaaattgatttaaaaatccattttaaactctttgtggtcgtacaaagggtcattgtactcagaaaaataagctttatcgctgtaaacaataatatcagcaatctaagcttcattttaggacccaattgaaactttttcacaaaactgaaCGTGGTAATAAATAGCTGGCCTGCACAGCTACCATGCAATactgcgggttttgttaaatagttacctgtaGTCTCGGAATTTGCAtaatagttccagctgtcaaaatgcttatgcgcccttttcaaatgttactccAGATATTACAAGTTGAACACTCGTTGTTAAGGCGactatttcgtgccttccatttcattagagcacacaagctttgcaaacaagagtgtatccctatcataccttatgtaaactatcatttgagtgaaagagacACAATCCTGTTCACACCTGtgtgtccttttgaaatgttaggctctatttgatcgtcaaaactccagtagatcctcgattcgcaacaatgatcgatacaaccataatccgaaaaccgttagttcaacagattaacgaattttgtccgatatcatttcattattgattgatcgagactctatggattttttgacaattcagAATGGTTAGTATACCACTTCAATTGAAATCAGAAATTCTGATAGCATTACTAAACTGGCTTACACATAACTGAAGTCTGGAATTATTAAACAACcttgaaaaagttacaaaaaaactaactattcCTCCCCATTATCAAACAGTTTTAAACCTGTTTCTAACAGATTTTACGAACAAAATATTGAGActcgaataaaaaatttcaatatcttgtaattttacatattataaaagctgtgatttctatcaacacaagtatataaatataaaataaatgtgtgatatataTCAACATCGGAAACCATCTTGGCAAATAGCCCTGAAACGACGGCAACGTGTGGTTCCATCTCCAGggagaaacacaaacaattagtctttttttttttttttttttttttttttgagagggtgatccagccgcacatcgttgatgttgaaacctctaaactgggccctcgtcctgtcacgtccgtcagtagtcttgtcgtacattacaactagaatcagatctgccaatgaattagtacacttcgaccaaataaacactgacgctgtatggatctgactctagaataaatgaacagttgtgtgttattcattagtccaaaatgttcaattattcatataagtccaaatattcatctGCTAACTAACATgaattgaaaatctaaactttgATCTAAAATCGTCCAAACTTAGTGTTCAAAGCTAAACATTTCTATAAcaatacaaatttatgaacaGTAACTGATGTACAAATTGGGTAAacatcgcgatttgaaaaagaaatgaccatttacgttaaaaaatccgtagttcctcgattcgcaacaatggtcgaaaCAAACCTAATCCgagaaccgttagttcaacagattaacgaattttgtctgataccattacattattgattgatcgagactctatgaaaattttgacataaaatatgCCTAgtagtttattgacagcattactctagcTTAACCATATCaactaactttaactttaaacagattttgaaagaatacagatttattttaaatgctaatacTAACTAACTAcacaattgtactatcctgaagtcccaacctaaaacccacattgtgatagtgaaaaagccacagaagcagcggtgtcttgtgcaattgtgatattttcactatcggagaactacctagttcacgaagacagcttatcggtcgacgcttaagccctggggctgcggcaaagcgagttctcgtagcatgaagtggtgtccatagaatgtatacccaaattttaactaatgcactaggatcaaatcatgccccttgactttacaaggcccagggataaatttgaaatgatgaatatgaacgaaaaatcaaagtcgctcgaggcggggttcgatcccccgtcctttggattggtaagcaaaaatgctaaccactaggccatgatgacgacttggtgagcgtggactggaattagtaataatgttacagagagcgagttgtggcgctataactgGCTCCGTGgtttaatggttacggcttctgcctcacaagcagaaggttcagggatcaaatcccggtcggtagcTTTGAAATTTGGATTCCGGAATt harbors:
- the LOC120420826 gene encoding X-ray repair cross-complementing protein 5, with protein sequence MARTKEACMLILDVGKDTLVKSGKNDLTFFERAKGCVTKIVQRKIFSKPHDEVGLVLMGTDDTSNQLNVECGGYEHIAEAFELGPSNWKMLRILESRIQPSKVNANWFDALLVATNFLKVGAQAKKFATLKIILISKLSGVVELEAGELDSFVDKLTNMPCELNIINDNVEHQAAGSDEQEEDGVGFDALGIFSQRGNRSKEQRKNEKLLADIVFKSNGALCNIDSAELLLVHFERKVTRSMPWNCMLTIGSKLQISTSTYVLISEEKGLSSFKTECVDPNAVVKLKTDHFKNDKLYEPDFENLIKGYMYGSTVVPYDSQMDFDYKSGEQCLSCLGFTAAGNILEEYLCGTGTHVVVAKKDCAASEAKLTALIKAMLELDVVMIATKVYRRDTKPKIQALFPTFRRRFPCLTMLELVFQEEVALLKFPPLLSNRHKPTDAQYEAVEKLIDAMDLMDGLDDETGSKEAFALHKTLNPIHQHMYRTVAHRAIHPKAPLPAMDEELRQLVDVPPKIRERSKEALEDIKKLFPLKELKVNARLKWLQKTAKINVQPDGDATGSSSQPNEGSADEELDDHRTVVEVGTVTPAEDFALLLKRGEKFATVCTQIQNVISDLVFKSMTTQYEKVAMAIMIFREEAKLLGPYRFNEWIGEFKKSLLSRNKQEFWQRVVVQERFGLIGAAESEMSTITANEVEEFYDVGVTSKVGAAEDNADYVDADDLFANM
- the LOC120420827 gene encoding uncharacterized protein LOC120420827; translation: MSAKLVTNWRFPSGSFYPCSLYSVGNDDKTVFIVPGDRDVYTLVVKNLTENIRSCGSPHNVTNIKLADASLVQIVALVDHTVGLKESGELVVFPSSRECRTLEGTSGVRAICAVEGGTKLALMRLLEEDRLQLEVVDDVSGPRIGSSTRTFDLSWEKSGFPISRKQQSCTIGTVLVRAESLKLFQRLLNCKDLAEGTELILFTLDNGLYWIKLDGESYEVVAVKLFPVKIRDFNYASCTSCFSTLLDNNVLNVCSISVEPENLLIQESNICLGHCVEAHEFVSELGLLVYSNGSQLVQLKYYFSELSKTIEKESKEFSLAGVVALTYLDHAKLVISITENCLIYSTPITSTNDRTNLQKNDYFELTDEVLSQAKQMTCLLTNEAELNRKTVQQVGEEKTKIEILSSVSNQSYFKNFVNAHLRFHREMPTFSSDVLLLGEVSGDIRLMAEVQFTFKNDFQRILNLQKQWTIVVAIDAKVHHIQLDAFNSDCNSIRLLYPLSEQYFIQKGLPTIIVSLVRLVHHARDCLSLQIPIKLQSNDDFADLLEFGRAQPLNKLAAGRKDLHDTIRSLINLNERRPLQTTASIEYRLKMPPSVRSLATFLTRVGFAVPETVNESTVQVYLSLGGAEVEVRWDAMGNEICLKSCSPAILKLVKTASFRVQSKDGVSMDKLKTIQLRLTQSDQRSENVISLYRQLRTSTSNT